The segment CTGCTTCAAAAGGTTGCTGTGCTCCTTGCTGATGAGGAGAAGATTGAAAAGTTTCAAACGCTGCAGACGAAAAGGGAGTTCATTGAAATCTTTGCTGAAAACAATTGAAGGAGGAAAAGGTTATGAATATTGTTGGAATTTCTGCTTGTACATCTGGAATCGCTCATACGTATATTGCGAGGGAAAAGCTGATTAAGGCAGGGCAGGAGTTTGGCCATAAGGTCCGGATTGAGACACAAGGTACAATCGGAATCGAAAATGAGCTTACTGCAACAGAGATACAGGAGGCCGATCTTGTTATCATTGCCGCAGACATTAAGGTAAGTGGAAAGGAGCGGTTTAAAGGCAAACGAATTATCGAGGTGCCGACCCATATTGCCATAAAAGCACCAAAGCAGTTATACAAAAAGATTGAAGCTGAATTAAACAAAAACCAGTGAAGGGGTCTTTTCTATGCTGAAAAAACTGCAAATTAAAAAGCATGCATTAACTGCTATATCCTATATGCTTCCATTAGTAGTAGCATCAGGGCTACTAATTGCCATTGGAAATCTGACAGGCGGGACTGTCATTGGAAATTACCAAGCAGCATTTTCGATTCCGTCCGCTCTTGTCTCTTTAGGTGTTTTGGGAATGGGCTTGCTTGCTCCGGTCATAGCTGGGGCAATTGCCTACTCAATTGCAGACAGACCAGGGATAGCACCAGGCTTGCTGATGGGTCTTATCGCAAATGCGATTGGTGCTGGGTTCCTGGGCGGTATGCTTGGCGGTTTTATCGTCGGTTATTTCGTTCTCTTCTTGAAGAATAATTTGAAGGTGCCGAGATGGGCAGAGGGACTTATGCCGATGATGATTATTCCGCTCATCTCAAGTCTGGTCGTTGGTCTCCTCATGTTCTTCGTGTTAGGGGTGCCAATCGTTTGGGCGACAGATGGAATGACAGCGTTCTTAACGAGCATGCAGGGCTCGATGCGCTTCTTGTTTGGTGCAATCTTAGGCGGCATGGCAGCCTTTGACTTCGGCGGTCCAGTCAATAAAGTCGCTTCCCTTTTTGCTGACGGTCTGTTACTTGAAGGAATTTACGAGCCAGAGGCAGTTAAAATATTGGCATCAATGGTGCCGCCATTCGGTGTCGCGATTTCATGGGTATTATCTAAAGCCTTGAAAAAGAAAAAATATACGAAATCAGAAGAGGATAATATTAAAATCGCCTTTCCAATGGGAGTTTGTATGATCACAGAAGGTGTTATCCCAATTGCTGCGGTTGATATTGTCAGAGTCGTGGTTTCCTGTACACTCGGTGCTGCAGTTGGCGGAGGCTTCTCAATGCTGTGGGGTGTGGGCTCACCAGTGCCATCTGGCGGTATGTTCATTGTACCGGCAATGAATCATCCAATCCTGTTCTGTCTGGCATTGCTGATTGGTTCTGTCGTTACAGGCTTGATGCTGTTCTTCTGGAAGAAGGAGCCTGTAGAAAAAGCGGAAGAGGAAACAACAGAGGAAGAGGAAATGGACTTATCTGATATTAAAATCTCATTCTAATCAGGAGGGAAAAAGCTTATGTATGTTTCCATGAAAGGCATGCTTGCCCGTGCCAACAAAGGAAAGTACGCGGTGATGGCCATCAATTGCTTCAATTTAGAAACAGCAAAGGCAGTCATACTTGCTGCTCAAGAATTACGAGCGCCTGTCATCATTGATCTGCTGCAAGACCATTTACAGGCACATCTTGGCAGTAACCTGCTGACAGGGCCAATTATAGAAATGGCCCGGAATGCAAGTGTGGAGGTTGCTGTTAATCTCGATCACGGCAAGGATGTAGGCTTTGTGAAAAGATGCTTAAGAGATGGCTTTTCAAGTGTCATGATGGATGCGTCAGCATATCCTCTTGAACAAAACATCGAGATTACAAAAAAGATGGTTGAGTTTGCCGAGACCTATGATGCTAGTGTAGAAGGGGAAATCGGCAATATTGGTTCCGTTTCCCGCAATAATTTGACTAGTGATGAAATGTATACAAACCCTGATGCAGCGATTGAGTATGCAAGACGGACAGGAATTGACGCACTGGCGATTTCTTATGGCTCAAGCCACGGCGACTATCCAGATGGCTATATTCCGCCATTCCGCTTTGACATTGTCGAGAAAATCAAGGCAGAAACAAATATACCCCTTGTTCTGCACGGCGGGTCAGGCTGCGGGGAGGCTAATATAAAGAAGTCGATTGCTCTTGGCATCAACAAGATTAACGTTGGCTCTGACTTTATGAAGGCACAAGTAAATAGCATTCAAGAATACTTGAAGGATAATGAAAGTGTCGATTATGTCCGCCTTATACAAGGAACAGTCGATGCTGGCAAGGAAATGGTCAAATATTATATCGACGTGGCTGAATCTACAGGCAAATCATTATAAAAAAAATTCTAAACGGAAAGAGGAGAGACAATGTTAGTAAACATGAAGCAGTTATTAGAAGTGGCACAGGAGCATCAATTTGCGGTGGGAGCCTTTAATGTGGCAGATAGTAATTTCTTAAGAGTTGTTGTGGAAGAGGCAGAGAAGAACAATTCGCCAGCTATTATCGCAGTCCACCCGACAGAGCTTGATTTTACAAAGGATGATTTCTTCCACTATGTGCTTGCTCGCATTAAAAACAGCCATGTTCCATTTGTACTTCATCTCGATCATGGTGACAGTGTGGAAAATATCATGAGAGCAATCCATGTTGGCTTCAGCTCTGTTATGATTGACGGCTCCCTTCTGCCCCTTGAAGAGAATATCAGGATTACAAAGCAAATTGTCGATATCGCCCATCCCCTTGGAGTTTCTGTTGAAGGAGAGCTTGGAACAATCGGCAATACTGGCACAACGATTGAAGGCGGCGTGACAGAGGTTATCTATACAAGACCAGAGGATGCAAAGGAATTTGTGGAAAGCACTGGTGTAGACACATTGGCAGTTGCTATTGGAACTTGCCACGGCATTTATCCGAAGGACATGAAGCCACAGCTGCGCATGGATATTTTGCGCCAAATCAAAGAGGTTGTTGATATTCCGCTCGTTCTGCATGGCGGCTCTGCCAACCCAGATGAAGAAATCGCAGAAGCAGTTAAAATCGGTATTCAAAAGGTAAATATCTCCTCCGATTACAAATACGCCTTCTACAAAAAATGCCGTGAAATACTGGCAGAAACAGAGCTTTGGGATCCAAATGCGATTTATCCTGATTGCATTGATGCGGCAAAAGAAGTAGTTCAATATAAAATGAATTTATTTCAGTCAGTGGATAAGGCAGATGTGTATAGAACTGAGAATGTACTTGCGTGGAGAACGGCCCAGCTTTAAGTAATAATCAAAGGACTTGTATAAAGTGATTAATATTTGTGAAAATAGTCACAAGTAAAAGCAGGAGATAATCTTCCTGCTTTTTTTAATGCTTTATAAAAATATAAATAAAAAAACTCTCCTTTCCTTATGGAAGGGAGAGCAAGCTATTGGTGAATGACTATTATGCTAAAAAGAACCTTAAGAAGGTTTAAGTACAGTGAGAATCTTTCTAATATTATCTATGGACATACCTATCTCCTTAGCATATGAAATCAATTCTATCCAATCGGGATCTAGCTCTGGATTGTCTTTTATAGAATTCAACATATAATCTCCTGTAGGTATTTTGTCACGGTTTTAATCATACGCTAAATAGTTACTTAGATAAAGAAAAAGAGTTCGACATTATTCTACAGAAGCATGGTACCATAGTAACCAATGTCTTTATTAGCATGCTTTATATTCGGTCGGACAGTAATAAATCCTCCAACATAGAATCGCATAACTTTTTAATTTAATAGAATTAGAATAATTAAATAACAAAAAATGTTATAATTTGTATGAAGTTCAATATTCTACTAAAAGCATAAACGCAGGAGGCGGTAAATTGAGAAAAATGAAATCCTATAACGGATATGTATTTATTTTTACTCTTCTTTTATGTTGGATATGGATGCTCTTCTACATGTTTAATGAACTAGTTGACGGAATAGTTGGCGTTGTATTGGCTTGTCTAGCAACACTATTAACATGCTACATAGTGAAAGAAAGAATAGACCGACGAATTTTTATGCATTTTTTAGAAGTGTCTAAAGAAAGATTGCATGTACTTGAAGAGCTAATCGATACATCTGAAATTATTTTAGAAGAGATTGATAACATAACAGAATCTGATGAGAAATCCTCTGTTAGGAATTCGCAAATACAACAAGATTTACAGCATTTTTATCATAGACTAATAAGCTCTGATTTAGAGATTGTATATAAATATATGGAGTATGATTCCATTGTTAGAGTGAAAAATAACTTAACATCACTTAAAGAACTATCTGAAAAGGAATCCTTTATTGATGTAGATGCAACGAGTGCCGTAGAAGATATTAACGAAATGTATTTTATATTTGATACAAATAGACAAAGCGTGGAAGAAATAATGAAAATAAACATTAATTAATAAAATTTAAAGCAACTAAGGAAATTCTCCCTCAAACCCAACATACAATGAAATAACAATATTATTGAGGGTGATGGAAGATGAAAGGCTTCAGCCGTCTTGGAGAGCTTTGGTGGCAGGGCATCACTTTACAGCATGTCTCACATAAAGGAATTATCAACCCGTACTTGGCTTTTCTGTTTGTTGCCTTATTGTTTGAATTGTTTTTAGCAGTGCTTTTCGTTGTGTCCTGCTTTATCTTCTATGTAAACCACTATTGGCCGTCTGCCCCATTTTATATTGGTGCTGCCGTTCTTGCATTGTTAATTGGCATCACAATTTCCTCTGTACTTGTCATTCTTCAACGGAAAAAAGTCACCTAAAAAGCAGCAAATAACTACCCGCACCATTAAGCGGCAATTATTTGCTGCTTTTTTGTTTGTGTACATGTAAGCTACCAGTTTAGCAGCCTAGAAATATGGGAAAGAAAAAGGGAATTAGGCACTTTGTTAAAGGAAAGGGCTTATCACAAGATAACGTTCCGCTAGTAACGGGCATATGATATTAAATATTTACTGTTTAGACCTGCCTTTTGAAATAAATAAATCAAAATGGAGCGATCACATGGCTGACAATAAAGAGGAATTCAAGACATTATTGCTGAGTGTATACAATAAAGGCAATGAGGGTGCAACAATGAAGGAATTGATGAGCCTGTTAGAGTCTGAATTGGCAAAGCTGAATAGCAATGTAGGGCAACGTATCCGGTAAAGGGTTCCTATGTACTTTTGCGTTATTTGCCTATGCCCAGGATGTATTCTATGTCATTTTGGCGTATTAGGTGCAAAGATTTTTTTGAAAAGCTCCGAGCATTTTTGGGGCTTTTCTTTATGCTCAAGAGTTAGAATATGCTTGGTTGTCTGAAAGTGTTCACGGAGTAGTTGTGCTGGTATGGTGAATTGAAAGTGTTCAATGGAAGAAGTACATACTTACTAAAAATGATGGAGATTACAAATGCAGTCAGTCAAAACAGAAGCTACTAGATTTACCTCTTACTCTGACTGGATTTCCTCGCTTTTTAAACAATAGGGAAAGGATACTCTTAAGGTTGTTTTTGTAAGATATATACTTTTTTTACTTGGTATGGAACTCTAGTAAAATTGCAACATAAATATTTTATTTTTACAAATTTTTTTTATTTCTATTACCTTTTTCTGCAAGTATAATAAATTGAATACAAAATTATAGAGATATCAGGGGGAACCAATGAAGCGTTTATTATGTTTATTTACGGCTATTTTGTTGGCTTTAAGCCTTCAGCCTGTGGCTTCATTTGCGATGGGATCTAATGATAAGGATTTCGAAGCATATTTAGCAGAAATAGGCTGGGAGAAACAAGATTATCTTGATTATTTGAAAAGCAAAGATTTGTCTATGAGTGATTTCGAATCTGTTGATGAGCTGGGAACACCGTTAACAGAGGAATCAATTAAGCCGATTTTAACAGACTATGATTTAACAAGAGAAGAATTAAATGAACTTCTTGTTGAATATGGTGAGATAGAAGAGGGACAAGATGTTTTTGATGTTGAATATGATATCTTCGCTGAACATCTTTATGAGACTGTAGGCTACTATTTGGAAGATGACTATGGTATGCCAATCACTGATGAAAACCTTCAACAGCTATTGGATGATTATGGCTTTGCTTCTAAAGCAGAGTTAGAAGAATACCTGCAGCAGTTTGATGAGTCTATTGAATACTATGATTATATTGAAGATCTTGACTACACTGTTGACTATTACATCAATGGCGGTGCAGATTTAGAAGCAGAAATGGATGAGTTGTTCCAATCTTTGCAGCTTACAGATGAAGAGATGGAAAGATTGTTTGAGCATTTCATGACAGTTTATGAGAACAACCCAGATTTTGAGGGTCAATTATTAGCTTTAAGTGATAGAATGATGGCATTTGCAGAATTCGAATCTGCGGACGAGCTGACAGCAGAGCAAATTGCGGAGCTTTTGGATATTTCTAACGATATGCTTGATATCCTGCAGCTTGATGTGAAATATTATCTTGTAAAAGATGGTGTGAAGCAGCCATTATCTATTCAAGCAATGATGACAATGACTTCAACAAACGGAGCAGACTTGCTTATTGAGTTATACAATAAACAAGGAGATTTCCTTGCTGATGTTATTCTTACTAAGGAATTGTTTGGTTCTGATTTAATCAATGAAACAGGTAAAGACCTTCAAGAAGCAGAAAAGATTGTGAAGGAAACACCTGTAAAAGCTTCTACAAAAGCTGTTCAAAAAACAGTAAAAGGCGGAAAGCTGCCAAACACTGCATCCGACTACCTGCAAAACACAATGATCGGACTTGTGATTGTTCTTGCTGGTGTTGTATTGTTTAGACGTGTTTGGGTGAAAGGACAGTAAAAAATGCGAGCAGCCAATAAAAACAGAAGAGGAAATAGTCGCAAGCAATGGATTCTTCTTTCATTGACTGCTGCTGTCATATTAATTGGAGTCTGGGTTGCCAGCTCCAATTTTTATCCTTTCTTAAAAGGCTATTTCCTTTATAAGACAGAGCAAGTGAAGGCAGATGATTTGCCGAAGGAAGAGAAAACTCCTCCACAGGAGGAGGAAAAAGAACCAGCTAAAAGCAGCGAACCGCTTTATACAGAAATGCCGGCAGTAGGGGAGAATATGGGGGAGCTCATTATTCCGAAGCTTGATGCTGTTTTGCCGATTATTCACGGAACGGATGAAGACGAGTTAGAAAAGGGTGTTGGTCATTTCGCCGGCAGTGTAATGCCTGGCGAGAATGACAACACTGTTTTGTCGGGGCACAGGGATACTGTGTTCAGACGGCTTGGCGAAGTCGGTAAAGGTGATCTGCTGACAGTGAAGACATCTGCTGGTGAATTCACTTATAAAGTGAAAAGGGTAAGGATTGTTGATAAGGATGACCGTACTGTAATAGTGCCAAAGCCAAAAGCAACCTTGACCGTTACAACCTGCTACCCGTTCAACTATATCGGTGACGCACCTAGAAGATATATTCTTGTTGCCGATTTAGTAGACGAGGAGCTTAATAGCTGAAAAAAAACGAAGCCTCCAGTAGAGAGGCTTCGTTTTTTTCGAGTCAGGCATTATTAATCAAACGTTTGTTTAAATGTAAAGAAAAGGCGTTCTGAAGCTGTTTTCAGAACGCCCTTTTCTATTTTACTTTAATTGTCCTGTAATTACTTTTGTTACCTGCCTTGTCTTTTGCGTACAGCTTCAAGGAGGTGCCTTTTTTCTGCTTGCTGATTTTTACAGTATAGGTTCCTTTCGAGCTGACAGAGGCTTTTCCTAAATACTTGCTGCCTCTGTATACATATACAGTCGCATATTTCTCCGCACTGCCAGAGATGCTCGTCGATTTATATGTGACTGTTTTTGCACTTGGTATGCCAGGAGCTGTTTTATCTGCTACCTTAATAGAAACAGAACTGCTTTTATTATGGGCCGCATCCTCTGCGTACACCGTTAAATACGTGCCAGCCTTTTGTTTGGCTACTTTAACCTTATAGGCGCCCTTACTGTCTGCCGTTGCACTTCCAAGTGTTGTGCTGCCTCTTTTAACATACACCTTTGCCTTTGCTTCTGTTTTGCCTGTCACATAGGTTGTTAAATCACTTATCGAGGCAACACTTGGCTTGCTTGGTGGTGTCTTGTCCAAGACGGTGACAATGGTATCCTCACTCTTATTGCCAGCTTTATCAGTTGCACTGACAGAAAGCTTTGTACCTGCCTTCTGATTTGTAATCGGAACTAGATAGCCGCCATTTGCACTAACTGTTCCTTTTGCAATTATCGTATTGCCTGAACGTATTTGTATGATAGAGCCTGCTTCGGCACTGCCAGTCATCGCTGTTGATGTATCAATAACAGTTAGCACCTTTGGCTTTGCAGGAGGTGTCCGGTCGATAACCGTGACTGTTGTATCCATTCCTTTATTGCCAGCTTTGTCTGTTGCATTAACATATAGCTTTACGCCAGCCTTTTGCTTGGGGATAGCTACCTTAAAGGCACCCTTGTCATCTGCTGTTGCTTTTCCGATTGTCGTATAGCCAGAACGGACTTGTACAGTCGCACCTGCCTCAGCGGTTCCTGTAACGGCTGTTTGGGCATCACTGACAGAGCTAACATACGGCTTGGCAGGTGCTGTTTTATCTTGCACAGCAATAACTGCCTGTGAACTGCTGCTGCCCATTGCATTGACCGCATAGACCGCAAGCTTTGTGCCAGCCTTTTGCTTTGGAATCGTTATTTGGAAGGTGCCATTGCTTGCTGCTGTACCGCTGCCAATAAGGCTGCCATTTGCTGTGATTTTAATCGTGGTGTCCGGCTCGGCAATTCCACTTAATTTCGTATCAGTATCTGCTATTGCATAAACAGTTGGTGTCGTGGGTACTGCTGAGCTGTTTCCGCTTGTCAGCATGGTATAAGTTATATCTTGACCCTTTGCGGTTGGTACAACAAAGTCCTCTGGCGAGCTTAGCGCCATAACAACAGCACCGCCGCCTTTTAAGGAAAGTGTATCTGTGTCACTGTACAGCTTCACCTTTAGTGCATCAAAAGCAGGGACACCGTTAAAGCCATACGGACCAGAGTCCTTCTTTAATACAAGTGCAGCCCGAAAGTTCGTCATAAATTGACCGAACGACATACTTGGGTCGATGTATTTATGGATGATATCCTCAACAGCTTTGTAGCTGCTGTTTGTGTCTGCAATGATTTCCTTAAAGATGCTGTCACCTTGTCCTGCCTGGTACTTCAAGTATTGCAGGAACAAGTAGGAAAGGGAATAGTTTGCTAATGTGTCTCCATAATAATCCCAGTTAAGTAAGGACTGTCCTGCTGTAATGCTTGTGCTGGTGTTATAATAATCAATCCTGCTTTGCAGGACATTCTTTGCGTATATTTGCTCTGCTGCCATCGACATGCCTTCATCAAGCCATGTGTCTAGCTGTGCTGTTCCTTGAATGAACACGTTTTGATTATAGCTGACCATATGCTGGAACTCGTGGGCAAGTGTCATATAGGCTTCAGAGACGTCTGGTTCACCACCGGATTTTTCCATGAGCGGGTACGTATCAAGGTAGAAAATCTCTGACTTATTTGAGTTTGTGTAATTATATAAGTCGACAGGTGAAAAGTAGCCTGCAACAAAACCGCCTGTGCCATCAAAGCCGTCCTGAATATCAAATGTAAGAATGTTAACCTTTCCATCATTATTTACATCTGATTCATTCCCAAAATTCGCTGTCACTGTACTGTGAATAGAGTCATCAAATTCCTTGCCAAGCTGTGCAGCCTCCTCAGCTGTTATCTCATTATTGTATACCCATACATTATTGTGTGTGCCGCTGTACAGGAGTTTTGCTGTTAGCTGGTAATTTTGCTCTGTTTCCATATTTGTGACCCAAAAGGATTTACTGTCTCCTTCTTCATAGGAGGCAAGAACTGATCTAGTATTTCGTGCTGTTACCTTATCCGCATCCTCTGAATCGAAGGGAATAACATAATCAAGCATATACGCTTCTTTTTCGAGATTTTTGTTAAGCGAATATTCGTCATTGTTTATTTGCATGGAGCCTGTACTTTCACTCACATAGGCATTCGTCGATTCATTGTTGATTAAGCTGTAATAGCTTGTCCCACTGCTGGTGTTCAACGCTGTTCCTGTATAAAAAGGATTTGTTACCTTAAAATAAATAGTGTCCGTATAATATAAATCAGACTGGGTCTTGGAGATGCCAAGCCGGATGTATATATAGGGACTATCATGATAAAGCGATTTAGGAACACTAATATCGAGCTTCATGTTGCCGAACGAGGAAGACATGTCCTTTGAAACGCCTCCAATATACGACATTGATCCGTTACTGTTCGTATAAAATTCAATTGCCAGAAAGGCGTCCTTTATCGTACTGTCGTTTTGCAGAGAAAGATGCATATCCATCGCGGAATCCATTGTTTCAGACGAAGTTACACCAATATAAGTAATCGCATTCATGCTGCCGACACTGTCTGTTAAGTTACCAACAGCTGCACCATCTCTAATGAGCGGAAAATCCTCAGCACTGTCAAAATCAAAGCTTTTGCTTATATCAAGGC is part of the Niallia taxi genome and harbors:
- a CDS encoding PTS fructose transporter subunit IIB translates to MNIVGISACTSGIAHTYIAREKLIKAGQEFGHKVRIETQGTIGIENELTATEIQEADLVIIAADIKVSGKERFKGKRIIEVPTHIAIKAPKQLYKKIEAELNKNQ
- a CDS encoding PTS fructose transporter subunit IIC: MKKLQIKKHALTAISYMLPLVVASGLLIAIGNLTGGTVIGNYQAAFSIPSALVSLGVLGMGLLAPVIAGAIAYSIADRPGIAPGLLMGLIANAIGAGFLGGMLGGFIVGYFVLFLKNNLKVPRWAEGLMPMMIIPLISSLVVGLLMFFVLGVPIVWATDGMTAFLTSMQGSMRFLFGAILGGMAAFDFGGPVNKVASLFADGLLLEGIYEPEAVKILASMVPPFGVAISWVLSKALKKKKYTKSEEDNIKIAFPMGVCMITEGVIPIAAVDIVRVVVSCTLGAAVGGGFSMLWGVGSPVPSGGMFIVPAMNHPILFCLALLIGSVVTGLMLFFWKKEPVEKAEEETTEEEEMDLSDIKISF
- a CDS encoding class II fructose-bisphosphate aldolase, which codes for MYVSMKGMLARANKGKYAVMAINCFNLETAKAVILAAQELRAPVIIDLLQDHLQAHLGSNLLTGPIIEMARNASVEVAVNLDHGKDVGFVKRCLRDGFSSVMMDASAYPLEQNIEITKKMVEFAETYDASVEGEIGNIGSVSRNNLTSDEMYTNPDAAIEYARRTGIDALAISYGSSHGDYPDGYIPPFRFDIVEKIKAETNIPLVLHGGSGCGEANIKKSIALGINKINVGSDFMKAQVNSIQEYLKDNESVDYVRLIQGTVDAGKEMVKYYIDVAESTGKSL
- a CDS encoding ketose-bisphosphate aldolase, with amino-acid sequence MLVNMKQLLEVAQEHQFAVGAFNVADSNFLRVVVEEAEKNNSPAIIAVHPTELDFTKDDFFHYVLARIKNSHVPFVLHLDHGDSVENIMRAIHVGFSSVMIDGSLLPLEENIRITKQIVDIAHPLGVSVEGELGTIGNTGTTIEGGVTEVIYTRPEDAKEFVESTGVDTLAVAIGTCHGIYPKDMKPQLRMDILRQIKEVVDIPLVLHGGSANPDEEIAEAVKIGIQKVNISSDYKYAFYKKCREILAETELWDPNAIYPDCIDAAKEVVQYKMNLFQSVDKADVYRTENVLAWRTAQL
- a CDS encoding anti-repressor SinI family protein, with the protein product MLNSIKDNPELDPDWIELISYAKEIGMSIDNIRKILTVLKPS
- a CDS encoding processed acidic surface protein, whose protein sequence is MKRLLCLFTAILLALSLQPVASFAMGSNDKDFEAYLAEIGWEKQDYLDYLKSKDLSMSDFESVDELGTPLTEESIKPILTDYDLTREELNELLVEYGEIEEGQDVFDVEYDIFAEHLYETVGYYLEDDYGMPITDENLQQLLDDYGFASKAELEEYLQQFDESIEYYDYIEDLDYTVDYYINGGADLEAEMDELFQSLQLTDEEMERLFEHFMTVYENNPDFEGQLLALSDRMMAFAEFESADELTAEQIAELLDISNDMLDILQLDVKYYLVKDGVKQPLSIQAMMTMTSTNGADLLIELYNKQGDFLADVILTKELFGSDLINETGKDLQEAEKIVKETPVKASTKAVQKTVKGGKLPNTASDYLQNTMIGLVIVLAGVVLFRRVWVKGQ
- a CDS encoding class D sortase; translated protein: MRAANKNRRGNSRKQWILLSLTAAVILIGVWVASSNFYPFLKGYFLYKTEQVKADDLPKEEKTPPQEEEKEPAKSSEPLYTEMPAVGENMGELIIPKLDAVLPIIHGTDEDELEKGVGHFAGSVMPGENDNTVLSGHRDTVFRRLGEVGKGDLLTVKTSAGEFTYKVKRVRIVDKDDRTVIVPKPKATLTVTTCYPFNYIGDAPRRYILVADLVDEELNS
- a CDS encoding Ig-like domain-containing protein: MISGVSAIFLLFSVPCSAFAQSSEETSLRVAAVSTSLNMNMIPRLDISKSFDFDSAEDFPLIRDGAAVGNLTDSVGSMNAITYIGVTSSETMDSAMDMHLSLQNDSTIKDAFLAIEFYTNSNGSMSYIGGVSKDMSSSFGNMKLDISVPKSLYHDSPYIYIRLGISKTQSDLYYTDTIYFKVTNPFYTGTALNTSSGTSYYSLINNESTNAYVSESTGSMQINNDEYSLNKNLEKEAYMLDYVIPFDSEDADKVTARNTRSVLASYEEGDSKSFWVTNMETEQNYQLTAKLLYSGTHNNVWVYNNEITAEEAAQLGKEFDDSIHSTVTANFGNESDVNNDGKVNILTFDIQDGFDGTGGFVAGYFSPVDLYNYTNSNKSEIFYLDTYPLMEKSGGEPDVSEAYMTLAHEFQHMVSYNQNVFIQGTAQLDTWLDEGMSMAAEQIYAKNVLQSRIDYYNTSTSITAGQSLLNWDYYGDTLANYSLSYLFLQYLKYQAGQGDSIFKEIIADTNSSYKAVEDIIHKYIDPSMSFGQFMTNFRAALVLKKDSGPYGFNGVPAFDALKVKLYSDTDTLSLKGGGAVVMALSSPEDFVVPTAKGQDITYTMLTSGNSSAVPTTPTVYAIADTDTKLSGIAEPDTTIKITANGSLIGSGTAASNGTFQITIPKQKAGTKLAVYAVNAMGSSSSQAVIAVQDKTAPAKPYVSSVSDAQTAVTGTAEAGATVQVRSGYTTIGKATADDKGAFKVAIPKQKAGVKLYVNATDKAGNKGMDTTVTVIDRTPPAKPKVLTVIDTSTAMTGSAEAGSIIQIRSGNTIIAKGTVSANGGYLVPITNQKAGTKLSVSATDKAGNKSEDTIVTVLDKTPPSKPSVASISDLTTYVTGKTEAKAKVYVKRGSTTLGSATADSKGAYKVKVAKQKAGTYLTVYAEDAAHNKSSSVSIKVADKTAPGIPSAKTVTYKSTSISGSAEKYATVYVYRGSKYLGKASVSSKGTYTVKISKQKKGTSLKLYAKDKAGNKSNYRTIKVK